Within Mycoplasmopsis verecunda, the genomic segment TAATACCTGCGACTATTGGTTTCATCACAATTAACATATTAGCAACAAATGAATTAGTTTTAAATTTTTTAACATATTTCATTGTTATTACCATAACAATAATAGCAGGAAGACAAAATACCAAATATGTAATAAACATAGTTATATATCCTCATCAAGAGCCATTAGCAACAACATAACCTGTAAAGAATGCAAATTTAGTCGATACTACACCTGGAGTAGTATTGGCAACTGTGAAGATATTATTAATAGCTGTTTCATCTAATTGAGTAATACCAAAAGTAGAATGCATTAAATTTCATAATCATTGAAAAATGGGCATAAATACTTGACCACCACCAAAAACCGATAGTGATATAAATATAATTAAAGGTATACAAACTATAAATCCTATAATAGGTGTCATCATTTATCCTCCAAATTAATATTATTATAAGTATTATGCTTTATAGTACATTGCATATTTGTTTCTAAATTTGATTCAATTAATTCTTCTTTACCTATTTCACATATTTTTACTTGTTCTTCTTCCTTTTGTTTTTGACTTAATTTTGCTTTTTTCTTTTTAGTTAATAAGTATCAAAATGAATAAATAGCAATAACTACTACTATTGCAACAACTGGTAAGTTATAAGGAGCAGGTATAAATAATGAATAACCAGCTGAAAATAAGAATATTAAAATTCATAGTGGAGTAGACATAGTTTTATGAGCTTGTTTAGCATATCTAACACCAAAATTTATTAAAAATGCAATAATTGCTACTAGCACACCAACTGAAATTATTTTTAAGTATTCAGGCGGAAAGTATTTAGTTAAAACAACTAAGAAAGTAAAAGCCAATAATACATGAGGAATAATTGCCAGTAATGTTAAAATAGTACCTTTTACTTTTCCTAGTAAACTAACTGCTATATAAGAAAGAGTTTGAATAACTGAAGCACCAGGAAGCATATTAGTAACAATTACAATATCATCAAATTCTTCTTCGCTTAATCATTTCTTCTTTCCTACAGCCTCACGCTGAATAACAGGCATTAAAGCATTACCACCACCAAAACCAATAATGGTTACTTTTAAAATAAATATAAAAACCTCTCAAAATCCAGCCTTTCTATTGTCTTTTTCTTTAACTTTTTCCATTCAATCCTTTCTTTTGTGTATTTTATCAATTTATAAATAATTATAAAAATCCAAATTTAACATTTTTTAGTTCATAAAAATGAAATACAAAAAATATTAACTAAATTTAATGATTTTATTAATTACTATATCATAGGTGTAAAAATTACATAATTATATAATTTGGTACAATATCGCAATAAGTGTATACAGCTTATTTTGTGATATAATTATCTCATGAAAACAGAAAGAATTATTTTTACAACTAATATTATTAATAATTTCATCCGTCTTACATGACAAATTATGATGAATAATATTTAGTTGTATCTGTTTTATAAATAACAGATTCAACAGAAATCTGTTATTGCTAATTAAAAACTATAGAGGAGCTTTTAGTAATAGTAAATATTCTAGTGGGCACACGATAATGAATATTGAAAGGATATAAAAGCCGAAGCATTTAAAGTGGCAACTTTAAAGCTGGTAGAAAAGCATAAAAGATTTCTACTCTTTGTTAACAACATTGGTGCTATAGATTTGCAAATTCTCTTTTAATGATTATTAAAGAAGGTTTTGTGAGTTTATGGCTTGCAAAACTTTCTTTTTTCATTTAAATAAGGAGAAAAATGGTAGCTAAACAATATAAAAAATATTCTGATGTACCAAAACAATATCGTTGGGATTTGGAAGATATCTTGCAAGGAAAAACTTTAGAAGAATGGATTGAGCAATATAAAAATGTTTTTAAGAAAAGAATAGCTAATAAAGATACTAAATATACTAGTATTGAAGCTTATTTAAGTGATTTAAAAGATTCTGAAACTCAAACATTAATTAGTTATAAGATTGATAACTATTTATCGAATAACCATAATATCAATATCATTGATCCCAATTTTAAAAAATTATTACAAGATTATGAATTTTTAAATCAACAATTAGAAGAAGAATTTGGCTCTGAATTAAATCGCTTCTATGCACATATAGAACAAATGAAGCAATGAAATGATGACCCTAGATTATCTTTATATAAGAGAGGAATTGAAGATTTAATTGAACAATACTCTCATAAATTAAGTGATGAAGTTGAAGAATATATTATTAAAACAGCTCTTGGGGAACCAGACCCACATAATATTTTTTCTATCATTACTAATAGCGAACTTGATTATGGCTTTATTAATATAACAGATAAGAAAAAAGTTAAACTCAATCCAACTAATCGTGTGCAATTTGCTAAATCTAAAAATAAAGAAGTTAGAAAGCAAGCATATATTAATTTTTGAGATGCTTACTATAAGCATAGACAATCATTATCAGAAACCTTATATCAACATTTTAAATCTATTACTGTGGAAGCAAAAATTAGAAAATATGATTCTGCTGTGGTTATGCTTACAGCAAGTGATAAGGTTTCAGATGAAATATTAAATACCTTATTTAAACAAGTTTCAAATAGAGCTTCAATTTTTAACAAATTCTCTAAAGCATATAAAAAATTCTATAAAGCGAAATATGGTGAAAAAATGCAAAAATGAGACACTAC encodes:
- a CDS encoding chromate transporter, which produces MMTPIIGFIVCIPLIIFISLSVFGGGQVFMPIFQWLWNLMHSTFGITQLDETAINNIFTVANTTPGVVSTKFAFFTGYVVANGSWWGYITMFITYLVFCLPAIIVMVITMKYVKKFKTNSFVANMLIVMKPIVAGIMISLAISLLISILVPEYYFNSSTKGYLGISESNYFTGYKNVLLKIYVPIGIIGSYFLAKRKVSLFLIIVVNIIISLLLFAPYAG
- the pepF gene encoding oligoendopeptidase F, which codes for MVAKQYKKYSDVPKQYRWDLEDILQGKTLEEWIEQYKNVFKKRIANKDTKYTSIEAYLSDLKDSETQTLISYKIDNYLSNNHNINIIDPNFKKLLQDYEFLNQQLEEEFGSELNRFYAHIEQMKQWNDDPRLSLYKRGIEDLIEQYSHKLSDEVEEYIIKTALGEPDPHNIFSIITNSELDYGFINITDKKKVKLNPTNRVQFAKSKNKEVRKQAYINFWDAYYKHRQSLSETLYQHFKSITVEAKIRKYDSAVVMLTASDKVSDEILNTLFKQVSNRASIFNKFSKAYKKFYKAKYGEKMQKWDTTRDLASVKSEYSVEEAKEIVTNAMKPFGDEYNTEVHKAFNEHWIDYMPVNNKRSGAYSIGGTYGIDKKYILMNFDGRLDSIETLAHELGHSMHSYFSSKYQPLVNSQYPIFLAEIASIFNELMLFDYLLKTSDNDNLKFKILTNMITGFSGTVLTQVEWANYEYDLYKEIASGNASGSYETISEIYFKNSLKYKIDKKKQYKYKEKDNLKSIYVPHYYYGFYVYKYAIGQLVANYFFAKYKKEGVSALESYINNFLKAGCSNYPIEILKNVGVDLNSEDFYSLGFKYVQDLIDEWIKLGNKIFKTK
- a CDS encoding chromate transporter yields the protein MEKVKEKDNRKAGFWEVFIFILKVTIIGFGGGNALMPVIQREAVGKKKWLSEEEFDDIVIVTNMLPGASVIQTLSYIAVSLLGKVKGTILTLLAIIPHVLLAFTFLVVLTKYFPPEYLKIISVGVLVAIIAFLINFGVRYAKQAHKTMSTPLWILIFLFSAGYSLFIPAPYNLPVVAIVVVIAIYSFWYLLTKKKKAKLSQKQKEEEQVKICEIGKEELIESNLETNMQCTIKHNTYNNINLEDKWWHLL